GGAGATGGAGCTGCTGCGCTTCCCATCGAAGACCGGGGAGGCGGAGGACAGCGGGGCCTGGTCCAAGTCCTCGATGTTCATGTCCGCCTCTGCCAGCACGGAACACCCGGAGGAGGTGCAGACGTTCATCGACTTCATGATCAACGACGTGGACGCAGGTCTTCTCGGTCTCACTGATCGAGGTCTGCCCTCTCAGCAGGAGGTGCGAGCGGCCGTCCTCGACGAGATAGAGGGTCAGGATCTCAAGTCTGCCGAATTCGTCGCTGAGATCGGCGAGGAGATCGCTGGACCAGAACCGGTGCCGGCTCTGGGATTCTCCGCCATCCAAGAGACGATGGTGCGCTTCGAGGATGAGCTCTACTTCGAGCGGCTCAGTCCCGAGGAGGCAGCTGCCGCAGTGATCACAGAGATGCAGGCCGCGATCGAATAGCCGACGAGCAGAACAGTCGGAGAGCCGCGACGTCCTCAGCGGGTCGCGACTCGGCATGACCAGGCCCGCCTCCTAGCTCGTGGGGCGGGCCTGGTCATGCTGTGCGGCTCATGCGCCGCTCGAAGCGATCAGTCGGCGTAGGTGTTCGCGATGTAGACATCGCAGGTGGCATTGTGCGACACCGAGTTGGCCACGCTGCCCAGCACCCTCCGGGCGCCGCGCATGCGCTGATTTCCGACGACGATCATCTCGGCATCGGCCTTGTCGGCGTAGTCGATCAGGGCCTCCGAGGGCTTGCCCTGTGCCGACCCAGCCTGAATCTTGAGACCAGGAGTGCGAAGCCCCTTGACCACCTGCTCGGCGATGTAGAGGGCGTTGTCAGCACCGGAGACCACCCACTGGTCCGACCCGCTGTTCACATGTTCGATGGTGGCATCGGTATGAGCGGAGACCACGTGGAGCGGGACTCCAAGTCGGATCGCGAGGTCTCGCGCCTTGTGCGCTGCTCGCTGGGCTGTGGGGCTTCCATCCACGCCGACGACGATCGGTCCGGTCATCTTGTTCTCCTTCAGTGATTGTGAGCCTTGCCACGCTTCAGCGTAGTCGAGGTGATTCAGAGGCGCAGAACGCTCGGCCGTGCCCTGCCGTCGATCTGGACCGTGGGCCAGCGCGAATCCACCGAGAGCACGTCCACCCATGGGGAGGCAGAGCCTTCGCTGCGCAGCACCACAGTGTCTTCGATCTTCGCCGCCAGACGCCGTGCGGGGTCAAACCCACTCGGGTTCAGCGCAAACGCCTGGTTCGGATGGATGAGATCGCGGACTCCAGGACTGAGTCGGGGGTCTCTTCCCTGGTACCCCGCAGCCCCGCCCTGGTGGTGGCGCGTCCACTCCTGGACGTCCAGACCGTGACGAGGATACGCGGCCATGAGTTCCTCGAGCACCGCCTCGAGAGCGACTCCGGGAGCGAGCGCGCCGAGCGCGTCTGCCTCCACTCGGGCGATCGCTTCGTCCAGCGCTTCCTCGCCGGGGAGTGGATCCTCGAACGCCACCCAGCGGGTGACATTGGCGATCAGCCCGCCGCGTCTCGCGCAGACCACGGCCATGGCCCGCCGGCCCAGCGTGGCGTCGGTGGGGAGGGGGTGCCGGTGTGCCGCCCTCGAGGCACCGTTGGCGAGCAGGACCACCGGATCGGCTCCAGCCGTGATGATCAGCGGGGCCAGGCCCGCGCTCAGCTGACGCTCTGTGGTCTCTGGGGTCGCCGCAGAGAGAACCTCTGTCAGCGCGGAGGCGGCGTCCGTGCAGAGTCCGCGGTACCGTTCGATCTCCGGGGGCAGCAATGAGGCGCGCGCTGCTCGGAGCTCGAGCGCCGCGGAGGTCTCGCTCAGCAGCGTCCAGGCACCGCTCACGGGCAGCCACTCGCTGATGGCGGCCAGATCGCTGTACCAGGGGAGCTCATGGACCTGCACCGGCGCCCCGGCGAGCAGCAGAGTGTCCAGCTCCTCCTCGCACATGCGGTCGGACTCATTCGCGAAGACGCCGATCTCCACCCCTTCGCGGTGCACCACGGCGTTCAGAATCGGCGGTCCCGCCAGGGAGACGTGTACCCGCGCCCCAAGCAGCAGCCAGGACAGCGCCCCCGCGGTGTTGAGCACGAGGGCGTCGGCCTCACGGTCTTCGAGGATCTGGACCAGGCGGGCATGCTTGGTCTCGAATTCGTCCTGTGCGGCTTCGAGCTCTGTGGGACTGCTGCGCCGCCTTGGGCGAGGGGCGTCAGCCGACATGGTCGGCCACCTGCGCGGAGCTGAGCCGTGAATCGAGGACCATCACGCGGAGCGCACGTCGGACGCTTTCCCCCGGCGTGGCCAGCACTGCTTCGTCCCATGCCAGGGACATGCCTACACCTGGATAGGACGCGTGCCGCACGAACCACGGATCGGGGTTGCCCTCCTCGCGCAGGAAGATCAGGGTGGCTGGTCCTGCGCGTCCTGCGCGGCTGGGAAGGGGCAGAAAGTCCGCGCTGACCGCCAGCCACGAGGTGTGACTGCCATGGACGGCCTCCTCCCCCTTGGCCTCGGCCGTGAAGAACTCCGCCTCGCCCAGGGCCGGCAGTCGCCAGAAGAAGCCGCCGTAGCCGCCCTGGAGCCTTCCGTTGGAACCAGGACTTCCCAGCGAGACCGCCTGAGCGCCGGCCGGGCTCAGCGTTGAGGCGAAGTCCATGATCCAGCCGGACGGATGTGCGGCGTCGATGCTGACGCTGGTCTCCCGGCGCTCCTGCAGAACCGCCGCCCCCGGCGGGTCGACCCAGGTCAGCTGCTGGTCCAACCGTTGACCCAGGGGAGCTTCGGTGACCTGCTCGGAGGTGGGCTCGATCCTTCCGTGGTCATCACGCCAGACATAGCGTCCCGTCTCGCGGGTGTAGGTGCGACCGCCCCAGAAATTGGTGCCGTTGACGTCCTGGAGGGCCACGCCCACCCCCAGATGCCACGTGTGGTCAAGGGGCTGCTGGTCCGTGACCACCACACCCCCGAGGGTCCGTATCTGGTCGAGGAAGGGTCGTGGTGAGTCTGTGGGAGAGATGTCGGACCCGGAGCGCAGGTCCATCACGGGCAGCGAACTGCCATTGAGA
The nucleotide sequence above comes from Nesterenkonia halotolerans. Encoded proteins:
- a CDS encoding universal stress protein, giving the protein MTGPIVVGVDGSPTAQRAAHKARDLAIRLGVPLHVVSAHTDATIEHVNSGSDQWVVSGADNALYIAEQVVKGLRTPGLKIQAGSAQGKPSEALIDYADKADAEMIVVGNQRMRGARRVLGSVANSVSHNATCDVYIANTYAD
- a CDS encoding M24 family metallopeptidase, with translation MSADAPRPRRRSSPTELEAAQDEFETKHARLVQILEDREADALVLNTAGALSWLLLGARVHVSLAGPPILNAVVHREGVEIGVFANESDRMCEEELDTLLLAGAPVQVHELPWYSDLAAISEWLPVSGAWTLLSETSAALELRAARASLLPPEIERYRGLCTDAASALTEVLSAATPETTERQLSAGLAPLIITAGADPVVLLANGASRAAHRHPLPTDATLGRRAMAVVCARRGGLIANVTRWVAFEDPLPGEEALDEAIARVEADALGALAPGVALEAVLEELMAAYPRHGLDVQEWTRHHQGGAAGYQGRDPRLSPGVRDLIHPNQAFALNPSGFDPARRLAAKIEDTVVLRSEGSASPWVDVLSVDSRWPTVQIDGRARPSVLRL